tggccatgagttccacaagttgactgtgttgtgtgaagaaatacttccttttgtttgtgttaaacctgctgcctatcaattGAATCAGGTTACCTCTAGTTTTTgggttatgtgaaggagtaactAACaattctctattcactttctccacatcatacTTGATTTTATAACCTCTTTCAAAGTCCTCCTTAAtcatttcttttcaaagctgaatagtccatctttttaatctctcctcatagaggAACTGTTCCCCTAAACATAATCATTGCCCTTCTTGGAGAAAATGGCCCTTtcctggttttgttgttgttgttgttttgctagGGTTATTTTGGAAGTTACTTTATCTGTGTACTGATCTGTCAGTACAGCTTTATACAGAGGAACAAGGTTCCAAGCCTGTTGAGTGTAATCCAGCCTGGTGGGAAAGTTAGGGTTTTCCCATCTCTTACAATTGACTGAGCAGCCAACAGAACAGTGCTCAACTTCAGTCTATCTATCGAATGCAAGGTTGAAGTGTCCCAAGAAATGAACTTTTGGGTACCAAAAAAATCTAGTGATGTTTTTGAGGCAATACAGAGCCAATCAGGAGTTAATTTTGGACAAGTCAGCTGATTGTAGTGTTTCCAGCATCTGGAATGTCCATTTTAAGCAATGTTGGCACTATTGAGGGTAACAACCCTTGTAgctagggggaagcagtagatgtggtataacttgatgttagtaaggcttttgatactgtctcgcatgaccttctcataaacaaatgacggaaatacaacctagatggagctactatagtgcataactggttggaaaaccatttccagagtgtaattatcagtggttcagagtCAAGTTGAAAggacatattgagtggggtcccgcagggaccagttctgggtccggttctgttcaatatctaatcaatgatttagataatggcatagcgaGTACACATATAAAGTCTGTGGACAATAGCAAACTGgtaggggttgcaagtgctttggaggttaggattaaaattcaaaatgatctggacaaattggagaaatggtctgaagtatatagcatgacattcaataaggacaaatacaatgTACTCCACTTAGAGGGGAACAGTCAGttatacacatacaaaatgggaaatgactacctaggaaggaatactgcagaaagggatctgggggtcatagtggatcacaagctaaatatgagtcaacagtgtaagactgttgcaaaaaaaaaaaaaaaaaaaaaaagcaaacatcattctgggatgtattagcagaagtgttgtaagcaagacacaagaagtaattctgctctactccatgctgattagacctcagctggagtagtgtgtccagttctgggcaccacatttcaggaaagatgtgaacaaattggagaaagtccagagaagagcaacaaaaactattaaggtctagaaaacatgacctatgagggaaaattgagaaaaaaacagggcttgtttagtctagagaagagaaggctgaggggagacatggtaacagttttcaagtatataaaaggttgttataaggaggagggagaaaaattgcttTTTCTAACTTctaaggacaggacaagaagcaatggccttaaattgcagcaaaggcggtttaggttggacattaggaaaaacttcctgtcagagtggttaagctctggaataaattgccttgggaggttgtggaatctccatcactggagatttttaagattaGACTaaagaaacacctgtcagggatggtctagataatgcttagcCCTGCCAAGAGTACAGGGGCCTGGACAAGATGATCTCTCAAGTCCCCatctagtcctatgattctgtgattctctgaCAGATTTGTTGAAAGAGAACAAATCCCTGTGAAAGACACTATGGAATCCCAATCCTCTagccaggagcagcagaagcACCCTAAAAGTGGCAGAGGGGGGCACAGGTGCCCAAACCATGGCCCCATTCCAACACAGTCTCTTTCCCCCCTCATGGCCCCACTCCCGTGCCACGGCTTTCCCCCGGAGGCCCCAACCCTTGCTtgttcctctcttccccctcccttcttgcttgcccttacagctggtaaaaagtggggGGCACGGCCCCCTGGCCTCCCCACTTCCAGTACCCCTGCCTCCAGTTAAAGAGGATTGTGCCAACTCTCTTTTCTTTAACAGGCAAGGAAGAAGTTTGTTTTGTACAATCTTACAGCTTTCTGTGCTTCCTACTTAAAAACAGAATTTGCTCATAAAGAAAGGACTCTAGTGCTGGCCCCTTGAAGCTCAGGCTGAGTAAGAAAACTCCTTGTAAACAAAGGAATACAGGGAATTCTGGCATGTTCCGTTTGTGTCTCAGAAGATCTCATTTTTTTAATAGAGAATATATCAAATTATTAAACTTCCGTCTATATTGGCAGCCGCCTCTGTTAACAGGGACAAGTGAGAATTAGACCAGTTGAGTGTTAAAGAGGATACACTACTCAGCTTTAAATTGGGCACTTCCATTTCCAGGAAGGAAGCAAGGAGAAAAGCACCTAGTTTGGGGCTTGCTGGTTCACTGAAGTTGTAAGAGATTTTTCATGCCTCTCAAACGACATTCCATTTTTGCCTAATGAAAGGTAAGTGGGGCCACTAACTGGGCTGCAGGATAGCACTATTTTAGAATTCACaagactcctcctctcccccttgaGATTTATGAAATGTTAGCTTAGCTGAGTCCCTTTCTCTGCCAAATATAATTGTTTGCCTTAGGAATAGAACAGATTGTACCAAAGGGCAAGTATTGGGCTCTCCTGCACTGGCTTCTGCCCACATTCTCACTTTGTCTTAAACAAGCTGATCAGTAGGGGCCTGATCCTTTCCTAATGcacacaaatcatgagcaaatCCACTCAAGTCTAGTGTTGTATTATCTACATACTTAAATGGGAATGCAGGTTTGTGCCTTTTATTTGGCCAAGTATATTTTTCAGaaactaaaaacaaacatttccagCCAAGTGCAGCTTGATATGTGTGTTTAGCCATTGGCATTGCCTCTCTCATGGGCTGTGGCTATGATGAAGCATTTCGGCTAAATGGGTAGCTCGCCCCTCATTTCTCTACTTTATGAGCACATGCACTCAGGGTGCATGGGGTTTATCACAAGAAGTGGGAGAGTTAGTGGGACTTTTGTCAGAATATTGACAAAACTTCCAGCTTTCTGCCTCACCTGCAAATAACTGTGGGCTCAGGGCTCTTGTGCTGTGTGATGTGATCATTCCCAGAAATGGCTCCTGCAAGAGGCTCTGTTTATAGGAAGAGTGATACTAGGTGGAAATAGCACAAAAGGAACTTGTGAGGACCGGACTGTTGGAGTGATGCAAGACATAGGGAAAGAGCATAGCCAAAGAGAGCAAAAAGGCTGGTTCCAAAATACCCTTCCTTCGTGCTGTATTTGGTCTCCAAAACACTACCCCTACTTAAAAGGGCCCCAGTTCTCACAAACGGGCTTGGTTCAATGCCAAATGCATTTGTCTGAGCAGCCTCAAGTCTGTCACTTTAGAATATTTTTATGTATAATTTAATCATGCTGTTTAATTACAGCAGCAATTTGAACAATTGCGTTTACATCTTAGATGCTAACGTCATTTTCACAATGTCCACGTAATTCATGCTTGCAACTCATGATGGGATATATAATGTCATTACACAGTAGGGCAGCGTCTtcatattaataaaaatacaaatgcTAAAATGAAATGGATTAATATCTAATTTGATATCTTCATTTACATGATGTGCAAAATTATCTTAAATATTTGTTATGGATGAAGCAGCTTTCCACCAATTTAGGCTTTTTTCATACTGGAGAATGTTAACATAAATTGTATCATAAATCATAGCCTAGTAGAGTACCAGAAGGCGCATATAAAAACCCATATCTTTACTGCACATATTTCCCATTAACCATAATCTATTAGTAATTGAAGTTCATTACAAATTCTTGTAGACTTTATTGCTATCATGCTGCATGACATACTGAACCTGGCTTGCATAACAAGAAGTCCTTGCTGGGAAATATCCTATTAACAATGACAGTGCATTTGTCATAGTGATAATAAACCCAAGAGCTGCCTGTAGATTATAAATTATTGCAGCGCCATTTGCACTGCTGTAGTTTAAAGTTTTGTCAGCACTTCCGTTTTAAAGCCCTGTTTTTCAGGGAGTTATGACTGAACCATAAAAATCTGCAACAAGCTGAACCGTGGCTTTCAAGGTTTCAGCCCAAGAGGTAGGAGGtggttgtgtgtgtttgagagattTGGTTCACTCACATTTAAGTTTTAGAAGAAGAAACCTAGTCGTTAAATTATAGaaatacaaaaggaaaaaaatacatcctAATTGATTCTACTGGAAAACATGAATGTTGACAAGCAATTGGCCAATATTGTTTCTAAAACTTTTGTTAGCATTAAAACTAAAGCAAGAAGAGGGTTGTAGCAGGATCATACTCAGCTATGCCATGAGGCCTTAGACAAGCAaaactctgtgcttctgtttctatctgtaaaatggaataatGTTTACCTGCATGCGTTGCAAAGGACTAATAATTaaagtgtgaaatcctggctgagCTGCAGTCACCTTTATGTCTATACAATGCTTTGAGCATGCAAAGCTCTATATAGGTGACAAGTATCAAGATAAAGTTACCAAGGAGTTATGAAGTATAAATATTATTTATGGCCCAAAGTACACTTTGGGTCCAAATCTGCCCTTATTTAACTTCATAATAAATTACTTCCATTTGAGTGCATCTAACATATTTCAGGAGAACCATGTGTTTCACTAGATAGATTGACAGTTATGCTTAGTATATTATAGGATGAACTACTGTGTCCACTGAAATTAGTGGGGAACTCCCCCTGACTTCAATAAGGCTAGGATTTTAACCCATACCTACAGTAAGTATTCAGTCTTAAAGTACAACATGTGTCTGGATGGGCTACATAACAGATCTGATAGTAAATAATCATGTTTCATGTATATAGCATCTTGCATCTCAATgtcccaaagtgctttaaaatcttTAGAtgcaaaaaaaatcacttcctcTACCACCGAGGTGCAGCAACCTCTCGGGTAAAATGTAGCAGCTGTTTAATTGCTCACAGCACCATTACACAACAATTTATGACAGGAAGTGGAGAATTCTGTAAGCAGTTGAAAGTGAGGAAATTTAGAGAAACGGAACGTAATTACTCACATTGGAATTTTGCCAGGACACTGGAGCTAACACCTCTCCTCATGCCTCACCCATCTATTTGGGGGTGACAACAATCTTGAGCCAGTTAATATAGcatatttggactttcagaaagcctttgacaaggtccttcaccaaaggctcttaagcaaagtaaattgtcatgggataagagggaaggtctgctcatggatcagtaattggttaaaagatagaaaacagagAGTAGGTCAGTTTTCATAGTGGAGAAATGTAAATggtggggtcccacaaggatctgtactgggaccagtgctattcaataaCATGATCTGGAATAGTGGGTGAATGgttaggtggcaaagtttgcagatgatacaaaattactctagATAGTTTAGTCCAAAGCTGACAGTGAAGAGTTAAAAGGCACCTCATAAAATTAAGTAACCAGGCATCGAAAATGTTAGATGAAATTCACTGCTGCTAAGTGCAatgcaatgcacattggaaaatataatcccaaggATCCATAcgaaatgatggggtctacattagctgttaccctcaagaaaaagatcttggagttgccatagatagttctctgaaaacgtgtTCAATGTTCAGCAGTAGTCCAGAAAGCTCTCACAATGCACTCAAGAGCTCTAGTCCTTGCTTAGATTGGCAAAGCTAATGAGGTCACAGCGTgacatggcagagctggggctttacaAAATATCTAGAAATTAGGGCATAAGCACAAGTCTCTGTATCTACTCAATAGTCTTGAGGCCAGATTTACAATTATGCTCCAGCCTATTTGTGCTGCCCTGAGGAAAGGACATGGCACAGTTCTNNNNNNNNNNNNNNNNNNNNNNNACTTCTTTTCTGTACTATAGATCTTAAGCTCCTAGCTCAAGAACTGCCAGCAAACTATTAtatggtagtgtgtgtgtgtgtgttttatatacAGTAGACTGTAGGGGCCTCAAAGCccacaaaataaaaacagaactttGTGAAATTCACAAGTCAGATTCTTGGCAACtttgtttgtaaaaaaaaaaaattgttccctGACCAACACACAATTTCTCTCTTTGCAATATATTCAAAAATACTGCTATAAAAACAACACAGACAGTGATAAACTCATAATAGACAGACAATGAACCTAAACAGGCTTGATCCTGATGCTCTTACTCAAAGTAAGTAGTGCCATTGATATCAGTTTGACGCTATTCGTGCCTGTAAAGGTTTTACAGGATCATGCACAAAGACTCCTCGTACCTCCTAGACACGATGTGGCATTTAAGCAAACAGCAGCAATGGACCCGTGTTGTGCCGATACGACAGGTGTTTGTGGACATATGTTCCGTTTTACCCTTTAACTGTCCATTTCCTTAATATCATCCTTTTGTGGAAAATCTCATCTGCAGAATTAGATtggctgtttcacatctgattgAGATACTTGTATGATCAATTAAGTagcaaaaatggaaaaaacagaATAAGTTAGGATTTCTACAGTACTGTGACAATCAACTGACTATGGATTTATAAGCTTTACCTTGACTAGAGTCTAACATAACCTCCTGGAAATTTTCTCATACAATTTATATGGGATTTTTTGACGTTAATTTAATGCTGATACAGTAACGTAATCGCTGCTAGGATATGTAAAGGTTCATCACCTATGATTGTTTTTGGCCAGGCCCTTAGGCAGTCTAAATACCCTTTGAGGAACTGGGCCTCAGTGcttaaagttttgtttttattagattcggtaaaaatgaaaatgtgtaatgtatattttaaataaataaagttcaACTAACCCCTTTTTGTGTTTGAGAAAAATTGTGCTTTAGGGCAGCAAAGTCATAAAGGTACTAttcaaaattgtttttttaatcatttttggcTGGTAGCTTGTTAGCAAGCTGTCCAGTGCAAGTAATCCATATTTAAAATTACAATAGTTTACATTAGACACACAGGTGACATGTTTCAGTGTCCTTGGATTGCATGAGAAATAACTCTTAAAATCAGGTTCCTGGAACAAATACCCAGAAATctgaatttgaatttttttttgttgatgAATTTTTTTGTTCTGGGATATTCACTTGTACTCTCTTCAAGCTACCAGTACTTGTATGCACTGGAATATTCATGGGAAGGCAAACACAAAAACAAGGGCATGAACACAGTCAAAAGGAATTTTTACAAATTTGAACTATGTGTTCACAAGTTTCGATAGGCCAGCCCTCCCTCCCGATTCAGAAACAAGAGTCTCTAGGATAGGATTTCTAGACGCTAGAGTGGACCTTTAACCTGCAGAGAGGTGGATCTGGGTGACAAGGAAAGGAGGAAGATAACTGGAATAAGAGAAGAGCAAGGAAAGCAATGGAACCAACAAGGGAAAGGAAAACTTGAATCAGAAGACAGCTTATGAATAgacagagaaataaaaaaaataaataaaactaacgGAAGAGGGGAACAAagaagggaaggagacagagtGACAGAGAGAATGAAACATGGAAGAGAAGGGTCAGATGGAAAACTACACATAAAATGAATAGGCAAAAAGCAGTTTCAAAATATAAgcctccctcaaaaaaaaaaaaaaaaccgccaaaaaacaaaaaaaaataccaaCCTGGgactaaaaaaagaaagaaaaaaattaggaaataaGGATAACATGCAGTGGTGTAGCTGGAGTTTGGCTTTCGCACTTATGGTTCACAATGAAAGACCAGTTGTTAAAATTTAGAAAGCCGTGGTAGAACCAGTTATTAAAGGGGCCACGGCGTGCATTCCATACATGCTGTCCTGAGGCAAGCATGGATAAGGGGGCCGAgctcggggccggggctgggaggaaggggttggataaggaggtaagggagcggttggagggggcagaggttctggggggggcagtcagaggatgggggggttgggtaggcgtgggagttctgggggtctgtcaggggggggtggatggggtcggggcagtcaggggacagggagcggggtgaggtgggtagagggtggggtcctgggggcgcgttagggtggggggtctggggagggggtgctCAGGGGaccaggaggggggggggttgaggggttgtgggttctgaggggggccggatgtggggtggggtcagagggtgggggggagacaggcACATGAGGCTTTACTCACCGTGCGGTTCCCTaccgagtcttcggcagcactttgcagggggggggtgttcttcactcgctccgggtgaaGGACCTGATGCCGAAATACCGCCAaaaacccggagcgagtgaagacaccccctcccccctccgccgccgaagtgccgccgcgGACCCGGTAGAGAACCGGTTATTATGATTTTGGGAGGTCATCACTGGATACATGGTCCCGTCTATGAATAGTTTTCAGTCCCTCCGACTCACTCTGTACCTTTTGAGAGGCCAGGGACAGCTACAAAGAGTTAAGTTGTAGTGTTTTTAATCACAAATCGAAAAAAAACCCATTCAGTTAACATCATCTTGAAAACAAAAGTAGTGCCATATGTTGCACCTACAGAGAGCTATTATAATAATGCTTCACTCGAGTAGTGTATAATTGCTCAGCTCAGAAATGGCACCAAGTCACTGAAACACTGACACCAGCAACTTTTCTGCAATTAGTGCTCTGCATTCATTTTCAACcaggtgaaaaaaaaatatcagaggCTCCTCTAAACCACTGAAGTATTTATTATACTGTAGGTAACTGTTTACAGATAAAGCCAGTTTTGGAGAAATGGTTTATTAGTTAAGGGAATTTAGAGTCCTAATCTTTCAGCAGGTCCTCAATTAGGCCTGGATTtacttcccagccccacccaatcAGGGTAGTGTCATCCTTTTTATAAATGATTTACACTGGAAATGCTGAATCATGGAACTGAGATTAGAGAGAATAAAGAAATCAATCCTGCTTTGGAATCAGCTTCCCTGACTGTTCTTTTTCTAACGTCCGCTGTCTCAGAACCTCATTCATTCAAAGTATGTCTCTGTTGTGAAAACTTATGTAGGTACAAACGTGTGatcactatgggccagattctggctgGTCCTTAGATGCATGTGCAGGATTGAGGAAGGCTATAGGAGCATTctcatccctcctctcctccccgccccgcccctgctgccttgcagggccggctctaggcaccagcgatccaagcatgtgcttggggcagcattccgGCTCTTTGGGGGCAGCTCTTTTCAAGGGCCGGCACCAGGGCCGACTTTAGGGTGTGAGGGGCCCGATTcgaaagagctgccgccgaaatgccaccgaagatggtggcagctcaatcggttgccGATGTTTCcggtggcactttggcagagGGTGCGGGGCCCCTCTTCTTGACgctgcagggccctcttaggcatggggcCCAATTCCCGGGACTCACCCTAAAGCTGGCCCCGGCCCGCACTCCAGTTAATTGTTGTTCTGTTTTTTTGCTTTCGGCGGCAGtactccagcttttttttttggcttgggacagcaaaaaacctggagccagccctgctgccttgTACAGCCTGAATAAGAGCCAGCCAAAATAGCAGGCTCTGATTGCTCTCCAGAGGTGCAGAGAGGGAGGAATCCACCCAAGGCTGTCCCCCACCAGCCTGTGCAATGGGACTGACGGGGTGTAGCAGCAGAGATACTCACCTGCACCCTAAACAGCTTTCAGGTAGAATTTTGCCCTCACCTTAAGTGGTGTGGCTCTGCACCATCCTTTACTCTGGGCTCTAGGCAGCTTGCACAGCCTAACCCTACATAAATATTAGATATAACTAAGTGTTTTGTTTCATCATTAACAAGTCTTCAACTTAAAACCGTAAAAACTGCTGAATAATCCCTGTGTTCTTTCAGGGCCAAGGCTTCTATATAGCCCGgataagggcccagtcctgcatcagtggttgttttgccattgacagcAGTAGcaacaggatcaggcctttaatgaACTGTGCATAAGTGGGCTCCCAGGTTAAGTGGTGGGGCTGTAACGGAATCCTCCCTGAGGCCACTAATGCTGCACGAGCTGTCTTGCGAGTGGGGGATTCAGTGGCTGAATCCATCCTATCCCTTCCTCCAAACCCCACTGGGTATTGGTACAAGGGCGGCAGAGGCAGGGGTATGTGGATCTCCCTATGAAGATTCTGTGGATCCTGCCCTTTTGCTGCCACACCAGACTGCATTGGTTCCACTGTGTGCAGGCTCATCTATACTCAAGGGTCTTCCCCATTTAGTGTAGCAATTATTTTGCATATAGCTCTGTGCTCCCATGTCATGGGCTGTGTCTCCTGGGCTGTGCCTCCTGAAAGGTTCAGCTCAGAATTGAGGCCATACTGCTTAAAATAATACATCTGAAACGTTGTTTAAATACACTCTTATTTTTAATATGATTTTAATCTGGCAGGAACCAGTGGCTGGGCCAGGCTGTGGAAGAAATATGGACCTCGCTTACCTCTGAACGATCTTTGCTTATATGTTTCATCTGCTGACATCAAAGAGCAACTCAATACAATAGGGCTGAAGTATCAGGTCTATGAGCTTCCATCCACTATGGACATAACTAATTGTTTTATCAAAGGGAACaaagagggggagctgctgctggattTTTTGACAGAAACCTGCTATTTTAGTAAAACTGCTAGTCTAGACctaaaaaatgaaataatggaAGAACTTAAAAAGCCTGAATGCAGTGAAGAGAAAgatggaaaggttttttttaacaaCAACTTGAGTGCAATAGTGATTGAGCCATGACTAAGATCTACTGGATTTCTCAGTTCAGAAACAAATGATCATATACAAACAGTTAACCACTTAAATGTCTCTGTGTGTTTCATACTCTACCAATTAAGTTTACTAGGGTATGTCTGAGAAAGTTTATAAACAGTTAGGAAATTAATATTAATAGGTGTAACAAATGCACGTTAATACATTACTAATTCTTCAAAAATCTATTAATATAAAACTTGCTATTCAGCAAGTTCTACCTTATAAAATGCAGTTCTTTAATCAGAATTCAGATAACTAGCACCATTAATCAAAGCCCAGCAAATACAAAACAATGCACTTCTGATGGATGGGTAAGGAGTAATACTGACCTTGAACAGATATTGTTATAATTTAAATATGCTATCcagccaaatatttttttaactgaagtaTGTTTGGAAATCTCCAGTAGAACTCCTCAACCTCGCTTACAAAACTCTTCCCCCATAACTACCGATCCTTGGATTGGTTCCTCTGCTACTGATGTGGTATTGAAGTTGTTGCAACACTGCCTTCAAAACAACATACTTCTGGTGATCTTCTGTAGGCATTAATTGCATGCATCTGCTGCCCTACTAATCAACACCATCTCATAGCACTGCTCCCCTGGTCACGTATTTTATTTTATAGCTTCTCTTCCCCGTGAATCAGATTCATATACACAGCAGAGTCTGGAGAGATAAAGCTATAGCTCTCATAGACCATTTCTCAAAATGAACAGGCTCCCTAGGCAATGGTGATCATAACATCCATAACATGCAGAACATATTGGCTCTTCACATCAGATGCCGAGATCTCTGCAGCACTGGATTAGAGAACAAGGTAGTATGCAAATCCTTAGTAGGGATGAGTTGCTGCTGATCTTTTAAACCAAAATGTTGTCTCATGTTTGTATTTTCAGTTAGAGAAATACGTATTTTCCCTCATTTCTCTTAACTCTTGTGTAACAAGGGCTACATGTGTCTGGTGGCCTCCATAATGTACAAGAtgtaaaaataaaacttaaaGGATGAAACAGAAATGACATCAATGGGGTTCTTCTTGTTTTCAACAGAGTTatgccagggctggagcgggcCCAGTGCCATCtataacagtggttttcaaactttttttcaggAGACCCAGCTGAAGataattgttgatgcctgtgacccaacggacctgaggatgaggggtttggagtgtgggaggggctcagggctggggcaggagcttgggGTGCAAGAGCGAGGTCAGGACTCTGGACTGGGtgtgcaagctctggggtggggacagggatgagggctttgggatgcaggaggggggctccaggtttgggggaggctcagggctggggtaggggatagGGGTGCGGGCTTACCTGCggcggctcccggtcagtggtgcagcagTGGTACTAAGGCAGGCTtcttgcctgtcctggcaccgcagaccacgctgcgccccagaagcagccagcaggtccggctcctaggcagaggcacgcaAGCAGCTCCACGCGGCTCTCActcgcaggcaccgccccc
This region of Mauremys mutica isolate MM-2020 ecotype Southern chromosome 10, ASM2049712v1, whole genome shotgun sequence genomic DNA includes:
- the LOC123378561 gene encoding histamine N-methyltransferase-like — translated: MGLTGCSSRDTHLHPKQLSGTSGWARLWKKYGPRLPLNDLCLYVSSADIKEQLNTIGLKYQVYELPSTMDITNCFIKGNKEGELLLDFLTETCYFSKTASLDLKNEIMEELKKPECSEEKDGKVFFNNNLSAIVIEP